The Setaria viridis chromosome 9, Setaria_viridis_v4.0, whole genome shotgun sequence sequence CTTACGGCCTGACGAAGTATCCCCTGTGTTTACTCAACTCTTAAACTCTGTTCTGCTCTAGTTCAGCTTATGATTATTTGTATCCGATCGATTGTCGGATCAATCTTTTGGTTGGTTGTTCCATGTAAACGATTGAATTGTTCTTTGGTTAAATTCCTCAATTTAAGAGTTGTTGGATGCTGCGAATTCTTTGGTTGCCTTTTGCCACTTGGCTCGTCTCGAGCTCCCTGAAGCTCAGCTAGCATACTGGGACTTCATGGTGGAATCCTAATCGTGGCAAAGGCCAGTTATTCTGGACATGGATAGGACATGATACTGGAGTTCTTCCAAATAATTTCGCATGGTTAAAAATAGTTTATTCTTAAAGGGtctaaaaattatttttgtaaatatACTAGAAACAGAGGTAGAGTACGAGACACGCTGCGGTTCTTGCGCTTGGTTGGGGACGTTATTACTGTATATATTTCGAAGAACCGGTTTGTTTTTCTCATGAAAAGGCTCGATGAAATCCGAACTTTCGGGGTGCAGGCGAGCACGTACAAAGCAGCCGATGAGCCTCCTGCTTCCAACTCCTCCGGCTACCGGAAAGACAAAGTCCGCCGCAAGAAGCTGACGGCGCAGAAGAGGAAGGAGATCAAAGAGGCGTTCGACCTCTTCGACATCGACGGCTCAGGTATACTGTAGTACGTATTTATAAGATCACTTGTTGCTGGGCTCGCCCATGGCGGTGTGGCTTAATTTTTGTCTGACTATCACCTGCATCCAGGCACCATCGATGCGAGGGAGCTCAACGTTGCGATGAGGTACGTGCATATGTGCTGAATTTTGAATCATCTAGCTCTAGTTGCCGGGGACCTTGTTATCATCTGCATGTGATGGCTTGATGAGCATGCTGTTGTCTTTGCAGAGCCCTGGGATTCGAGATGACACCGGAGGTACTTCCAGTCTGAACATTATTCCCTCTGTTCTTCTTCAGAAATCAGGACAGGTTCTAGAGCGGGGGAGTTGTTAACTGACGAACATGGGACGCGGTGGTGATGGCAGCAAATCAACCAGATGATCgcggaggtggacaaggacggCAGCGGCACCATCGACTTCGACGAGTTCGTGCACATGATGACGGACAAGATGGGCGAGCGGGACGCCCGGGACGAGCTCTTCAAGGCCTTCCGCATCATCGACCAGGACCGCAACGTACGCCCTCGCAGCTCCATGGCTGACACTTGTTCTCTTCCGATAGAGATGCGAATGATCCTTCGATCAATCGATGATGATATGCGTCGTCTTCTGCTGCTGCCGCAGGGCAAGATCTCCGACATCGACATCCAGCGGCTGGCCATCGAGACCGGCGAGCACTTCACCATCGACGAGGTCAGGGAGATGATAGAGGCCGCCGACGAGAACGGTGAGTCTCCAGCCTGCCCATGCTTGCCTTTGCCTGGTCGGTGATGGACTGAAATGCATGTTTGCACTACGGATCGTCACGAGTGCAGGTGACGGCGAGATCGACCTGGAGGAGttcatgaagatgatgaagcgGACGAACCTCGTGTCTGGGTTTTAATCCCATCATTGGATTGGTGAGCAATTGCCCAGTGCATACGGTTGCAGCacattact is a genomic window containing:
- the LOC117839158 gene encoding probable calcium-binding protein CML8, with amino-acid sequence MASTYKAADEPPASNSSGYRKDKVRRKKLTAQKRKEIKEAFDLFDIDGSGTIDARELNVAMRALGFEMTPEQINQMIAEVDKDGSGTIDFDEFVHMMTDKMGERDARDELFKAFRIIDQDRNGKISDIDIQRLAIETGEHFTIDEVREMIEAADENGDGEIDLEEFMKMMKRTNLVSGF